The genomic segment TGCGCTTCATCGGGGAAGCTGCAGGGTTTGAGGTGGGCTGGGACAATACGAAGAAGGTCGTGACTTTGGCTTCGTCCGAAGCTTCACAACCTACGCCGACGCCGGCAGCTTCGCCAACGCCGATACCGTCTTCGCCTGCTTCACCGACACCAACGCCAGCGCTGTCGCCGACACCATCTCCGGGAACGACGCCGACGCCCGCTGCTTCTCCATCCCCCGTTTCAGGAGGACAGATCAAGGGCATCGGCTGGAGCGATGACCGATTGGCGATCTCGTTCGTCGGAAGTCTGGTTCCGAAAACGTACGCCGCCTCCGATCCCGCGAGCATCGTCGTTGAACTGCCGAAAACATCGTTCGATCCTGCATTCGCGTCGATTCAGAACTTTGATGCAGCTGCGCAATCCGGCGCGTTTGCCGTAACGGATAGTTCAAATGCATCTCGGGTGAAGTATGCGGTGACCGATATCGCCGCCCAGACCATCGCGATTACAATAGAGCTGACCGGGAACAAGACCTTTACCACCTACCAGGAAGCCGACTTTGAGACGAGCGTGTTCGTGATCGATCTTAGAACGTCTGCCGTGCCGACACCTACGCCAGCCATTCCGGACAACGGCAAAAAGATCGTCGTCATCGATCCGGGTCATGGCGACGGCGACCCCGGAGGCGTAGGCGCGACCAATAAGCTGGAAAAGAATTTCAACTTGTCGCTGGCGCTTAAAGTAGAAAGCTTGCTGCTGAACGAGCCAGCCTTCCAGGTTCTTATGACGCGTCGCGACGACACCTTTGTCCCGCGGCCTGAACGCGCCTCGCTTGCCAATGCCGCAAACGCCGATGCCTTCGTATCGATTCACGCCAACATCGCGGAGGGCAAGCCGACTGTGCGAGGCACGGAGACTTATTATTATAAAAATAGCGGTAAAGGCTTGGCGGACATTATGCACAAGCATGTACTGAGCGCTACCGGCTTCACTGACCGCAAGGTCAAGAACGCGAATTACCAGGTGCTGCGCGAGACGACGATGCCCGCCACGCTGCTCGAAGTCGGTTTTCTGTCCAATGCGACGGAAGAATCGATCCTGTTCAGCGACAGCTTCCAGAACCGGGTCGCACAAGCGATCGTTGACGGGCTAAAGGAATACTTCGGCGTGAAATAAACACTTAGGCATTAAAAAAAGCCCGCGATTTTCGCGGGCTTCAATTCATTTTACAGCTGGTATGCCATTCATTCTAAAAGACCCATCTTTTCGTATACGGCCTTCGTGACGACGCCGCTAGGGACGAGACCGTTTTGACGCTGGTATTTTTTTAATGCGGTTGTCGTGGAATACCTGAATCTGCCGTCACAGGGACCGTCGTAATATCCGGCGCTTTGCAAGCGGTTCTGAATGAGCTGAACGACTGCGCCGGCATCCCCTTCGCTGATCGGTTTCAACTCCTGATTCGCTTCGCCTAGCACATGGCCGAATATGGTTACTTTTGTTCCGACGGGGATGATCTCGTATAATTCCTCGACATCCCGATTTCGCATTCGGATACAACCGTGGCTGGCATGCTGGCCGATGGAAAACGGCTTGTTGGTGCCATGAATGCCGTATACCCCCCAGGGCACGTTTAAACCGATCCAACGCGAGCCGAACGAAGGACCCCAATTTTTTCCCTTATACGTGACGATGTATTCGCCTACGGGAGTTGGCGTAGAAGGATTGCCGACCGCGACCGGGAAGCTTTTGTAAGGAATATGGTCCAGATAAACCAATAACCGATGCCGCTGCGGGAACACCTCGATCGTGATAAGGCCGGTATCTTTGACGATGGGAAGCGCCGGGTTCGCGCTTGTATTTAATGGCATAAATGATTGCATCAAAAAGAATAAAATCAGCATGCCGCTAACTTTTATCCGGTACCGGCTCATTCCCATACCCCATTCGATTTTCCCTTATCTTGACCAAATGCCCCGAAATCATGCGATCGTTCGACACATATGCCGAGCTGTCGACTCATATCGTGAGATACAGGGAAAGAACGCGCTTGTTAAGACAGAGGAGGCAAATCAAATGGCCGTTTCTTATATGGATTTCACTTCGCCTAACGTGCAGTTTGCGTACGATGTCAACCAAAACCGGACCTTCACGAAAGATAGCGCAAACTTTATCAACGCGCTCGGCATTCAGCAACTGAACACCCTCGGCAATGCTTCGCTGCTTGATATTTATATGTCCGCAGGCAACGTGGTGGAGCCGCATATTCATCAGAACGCTTCCGAACTCGTCTATCTCGTCTCGGGAGCGGCCGTCGTCTCCATACTTAATCCGTTTACCAAAGAAGTGCGAAACTTCGCCCTGAAGCCCGGACAGGTAGCCCTCGTGCCCCAAGGCTGGTTTCATTGGGAGATGGCGACGGAAAACCAAACGCATATTATCGCAATCTTTGACGCCCCGACTCCCGAGTTTATCGCCGTGTCGGATTTTCTGCGGCTCGCGCCCAGGAATATGCTTGCGCATACGTATTGTCTTGACGAGTCGCTTATTACCGCTGCGCTGGCGCCGATTAAGGATACGACGACGATCGGACCGCCCGCCAACTGCGGGAAAACGGTGGCATCGCCTTCGCAGCCTCGCATTCAGTACGGATTGCGCCCTAGCGGATACGGATCATAGCGCATGCCGCATTCTATTTAAGATTGAGAAGCAGGAACAAAGATGTTTAACAACCGGTTCAATGGGCGGTATTGGTGCTTTTCAATAAGTACGACCAAAACTTCATTTCCAATATCCGAGAAAAAGAATCTTTTACTGCTGCCGCTTGCGGCTAATAAATCAGAAAAAATCGTCAAAATTTCGAGGCTCAGCCAATCGTCGTTCGCGTGAATGGTATAGCGGCGGTTCGCGCCGTTTGCGTTAAAGGCGATCCAAACCTCGCCCGCTTCGATATCCACGTAATCTTCGATTTCAGTCACACTTAAAGCTGCCCCGACCATTTCCGCAATTCGTCTTATTGGCGAAACATAATCCCCGTGATCTTCGATACATTCGCGGTCGAAGCACCAAACGTCGTTAGAAGAATAAAGATCGATAGGCGTTGCCGCACGCTCTCGTTCGCCGCCCATGCGCATCAGGAGATGAATGTAAGGATTTTTTTCATAATCTTTGAACGCACGCCCTAAGATGTCGCCAATATCTATATTCGGCTTTAGTGTGATTCCAATTTCGGCAAGATTTGCGAGTTGATCTTCAATTGAAATCTGGACTGGCGGAGGCGTGTAAAACTTGCGCTTTCGCTTAAAAAATCGGAACATTTATCGACCACTCCCACCGTTCAGGGCGTCATTTATCGCGGATCCAGCCGATACAGTTCGCCATCGGCCGAGGTCAGATATAATTCTCCTTGCTCATCAAGGCCAAAGGTCGTGATGTTCAGCTCGGATTGCAGCAGCAACTCGTTGCCATAGTGGCCGCTCACCTCTTCCTTTAGCGCCCAGATCGCACCTGAGCCGTAATCGCCGTAAACGTACCTGCCCGCGAGTCCCGGTATCGCCGTACCGCGATAAACATAGCCGCCGGTCACGGACTGTCCATCCTCCCTACCGTAAGACCAAATTGGGGCGATCACGCCCGCTTGCTTAGCAGCGCTTTCGCAGCCGCTCGACGGCTCATAACAGCGATCGGCCTCTTTTAGCTTCCAGCCGTAGTTGCCGCCATTCACGATCTTGTCGATCTCCTCGAACTTATTCTGACCGACGTCCGCCGCCCACAGGTCCCCGGTATCGGCATCGAAGCTGAAGCGCCAAGGGTTTCGGAGTCCGTACGCATAGATTTCCTTTGCCCCGCCGCTTTTCGCGAACGGGTTATCCGCCGGAATCGCGTACGCCTTGTCGCCTTCAGCCTTGCCGATGTCGATTCGGAGAATCTTGCCGAGCAGCGTCTGCTTGTTCTGGCCGTTGCCTTGCGGATCTCCGCTGCCGCCCCCGTCCCCCGTCCCGATATACAGGTATCCATCCGGACCGAACGCCAGTTGACCGCCGTTATGATTCGCATAGAGTTGCTTAAACGTCATCAGCACTTTTTCATCTTTCCCGTCGCCTGACGCCGCCCGTTCTTCCAAAGGTAGACTGTAACGCGCAATTATTGTATTCGTCCGGGTCGTATAGTTTACATAGATGAATCCGTTGACTTCATATTGAGGATCGAATGCCAGTCCCAGCAGTCCTTGCTCCGTCCCCTTGGAATAGACGCGGTCCGTCAGGTCCAGCAACGTTTCCGTTTTTCCGCCTTTGTCCGCCTCGGCCGCGCGGAGTGCAACGATTCGCCCTTCCTGCTCCGTCACGTACAAACGGTCGCCCCTCGACTCGATTGCCGTCGGCCGGTCCAAATTAACCCCTTGGAAAACAGGCGTAAGCTTGACGTTCGCACGCGCGGATGAATCGCCAGAGTCGTTGCCATCGTTGCCGCTCGCTTCGGTTGGGGTGCTTTCCGGTAGTTCAGCATTCGAACCGGATCCAGTCGTACCGCCCGTCGACTGCG from the Cohnella hashimotonis genome contains:
- a CDS encoding L,D-transpeptidase family protein, with translation MPLNTSANPALPIVKDTGLITIEVFPQRHRLLVYLDHIPYKSFPVAVGNPSTPTPVGEYIVTYKGKNWGPSFGSRWIGLNVPWGVYGIHGTNKPFSIGQHASHGCIRMRNRDVEELYEIIPVGTKVTIFGHVLGEANQELKPISEGDAGAVVQLIQNRLQSAGYYDGPCDGRFRYSTTTALKKYQRQNGLVPSGVVTKAVYEKMGLLE
- a CDS encoding cupin domain-containing protein → MAVSYMDFTSPNVQFAYDVNQNRTFTKDSANFINALGIQQLNTLGNASLLDIYMSAGNVVEPHIHQNASELVYLVSGAAVVSILNPFTKEVRNFALKPGQVALVPQGWFHWEMATENQTHIIAIFDAPTPEFIAVSDFLRLAPRNMLAHTYCLDESLITAALAPIKDTTTIGPPANCGKTVASPSQPRIQYGLRPSGYGS
- a CDS encoding PQQ-dependent sugar dehydrogenase, yielding MKIKWGLYALLSLALAGTAACKQESDGGAGMPGESPQRSQSTGGTTGSGSNAELPESTPTEASGNDGNDSGDSSARANVKLTPVFQGVNLDRPTAIESRGDRLYVTEQEGRIVALRAAEADKGGKTETLLDLTDRVYSKGTEQGLLGLAFDPQYEVNGFIYVNYTTRTNTIIARYSLPLEERAASGDGKDEKVLMTFKQLYANHNGGQLAFGPDGYLYIGTGDGGGSGDPQGNGQNKQTLLGKILRIDIGKAEGDKAYAIPADNPFAKSGGAKEIYAYGLRNPWRFSFDADTGDLWAADVGQNKFEEIDKIVNGGNYGWKLKEADRCYEPSSGCESAAKQAGVIAPIWSYGREDGQSVTGGYVYRGTAIPGLAGRYVYGDYGSGAIWALKEEVSGHYGNELLLQSELNITTFGLDEQGELYLTSADGELYRLDPR
- a CDS encoding N-acetylmuramoyl-L-alanine amidase; translation: MKKVGFFAMLAALIFCLSFAGQARAQTSGATIVLDGQALSLQKKDKVEIIKGSVMVPLRVIAENLALLVSWNQQKAQVKILTGTGDIELTIGRMTASVGGAELKLNAAPVNRSGTTLVPLRFIGEAAGFEVGWDNTKKVVTLASSEASQPTPTPAASPTPIPSSPASPTPTPALSPTPSPGTTPTPAASPSPVSGGQIKGIGWSDDRLAISFVGSLVPKTYAASDPASIVVELPKTSFDPAFASIQNFDAAAQSGAFAVTDSSNASRVKYAVTDIAAQTIAITIELTGNKTFTTYQEADFETSVFVIDLRTSAVPTPTPAIPDNGKKIVVIDPGHGDGDPGGVGATNKLEKNFNLSLALKVESLLLNEPAFQVLMTRRDDTFVPRPERASLANAANADAFVSIHANIAEGKPTVRGTETYYYKNSGKGLADIMHKHVLSATGFTDRKVKNANYQVLRETTMPATLLEVGFLSNATEESILFSDSFQNRVAQAIVDGLKEYFGVK